In Colletotrichum lupini chromosome 6, complete sequence, a single window of DNA contains:
- a CDS encoding peptidase family M20/M25/M40: MRSHFLLTLLSANLATSSSPFYTEPQYPFIETEDIPNPSTGSGSGANHAASSFKCDLPPPITPTDGLPSARDLFTSKAAVQKQVERHAALVRVPSICYDDLGDFDKDERWNVFYELHDVLKKTYPVLNEAHINLHNQSHARSTLEKVNTFGLVYTLKGTNPSLKPLLLAAHQDVVPVADAATWTYPPFSAHYDGEWMWGRGVSDDKNSFTALLSALETLLSLPGDDGAGSYAWTPTRTIILASGFDEECSGARGAGHIATHLQQTWGNDSMALVLDEGGMGLQQLDDGTLYALPAVMEKGHVDIWINLHVTGGHSSVPFPHTGIGIVSEMVVALESNPYSPQLTTSSPLYEHMVCQARYSPDAQPKITQLLEEGDLDALAAELISIDRPTHYRLQTSQSVDYFQAGQKINAMPEKIKVGVNYRVAPQNSIPEIQHNVVKYISGIAEKYGIKIKAFEGDEEYEKYAALHKSHDIGLMKKLEDGVKPLYDVDYNGTLFLSRTQATLPAPISPTTGPIWDLFSGTLQSSFQFDGGKVVPVGELMTGNTDTRHYLGMFIISLTRNVYRFVPIRNGYTINAHTIDERIRFDAHMEILRFYYDLIRNFDASDA, encoded by the exons ATGCGCTCCCACTTCCTCCTAACCCTCCTCTCCGCAAACCTCGCAACATCCTCCTCCCCCTTCTACACCGAACCTCAATACCCATTCATCGAAACTGAGGACATCCCCAACCCCTCTACCGGCTCCGGCTCCGGCGCCAACCATGCGGCCTCCTCCTTCAAATGCGACCTCCCGCCCCCCATAACCCCCACCGACGGCCTCCCCTCCGCCCGCGACCTCTTCACCTCCAAAGCCGCCGTCCAGAAACAAGTCGAGCGGCACGCGGCCCTCGTCCGCGTCCCCTCAATCTGTTACGACGACCTCGGCGATTTCGATAAAGACGAACGCTGGAACGTGTTTTACGAGCTTCACGATGTGTTGAAGAAGACGTATCCCGTCTT AAATGAAGCACACATAAACTTACACAACCAAAGCCACGCCCGCTCAACCCTCGAAAAAGTAAACACCTTCGGCCTAGTCTACACCCTCAAGGGAACAAACCCATCCCTCAAACCCCTCCTCCTTGCAGCCCACCAAGACGTCGTCCCTGTAGCCGACGCCGCGACCTGGACCTACCCGCCCTTCTCCGCCCACTACGACGGCGAATGGATGTGGGGCCGCGGCGTCTCGGACGACAAGAACTCCTTCACAGCCCTCCTCTCCGCTCTCGAGACGCTCCTATCCCTTCCCGGTGACGATGGTGCCGGCAGCTACGCCTGGACTCCGACCCGCACAATCATCCTCGCCTCCGGCTTCGACGAAGAGTGCTCCGGCGCCCGCGGGGCGGGCCACATCGCCACGCACCTCCAACAGACATGGGGCAACGACAGCATGGCCCTCGTCCTAGACGAAGGCGGCATGGGCTTGCAACAGCTCGACGACGGCACGCTCTACGCCCTCCCCGCCGTCATGGAAAAGGGCCACGTCGACATTTGGATCAACCTCCACGTAACAGGCGGCCACTCCTCCGTCCCCTTCCCGCACACGGGCATCGGCATCGTCTCCGAAATGGTCGTCGCCCTCGAATCGAACCCCTACTCCCCTCAGCTCACAACCTCGAGCCCCCTGTACGAACACATGGTCTGCCAGGCGCGCTACTCGCCCGACGCCCAGCCCAAAATCACCCAGCTCTTGGAGGAAGGTGACCTCGACGCCCTCGCGGCGGAGCTCATTTCCATCGATCGACCGACGCACTACCGCCTCCAGACCTCGCAGAGCGTAGACTACTTCCAGGCCGGCCAAAAGATCAACGCCATGCCCGAGAAGATCAAGGTCGGCGTGAACTACCGCGTTGCGCCGCAGAACAGCATCCCCGAAATCCAGCACAATGTcgtaaagtatattagcggcaTCGCTGAAAAGTACGGCATCAAGATCAAGGCGTTCGAGGGCGACGAAGAATACGAGAAGTACGCTGCGCTGCACAAGTCACACGATATCGGGTTGATGAAGAAGCTTGAGGATGGCGTGAAGCCCCTGTACGACGTCGATTATAACGGCACGCTCTTTCTCAGCCGGACGCAGGCGACATTGCCCGCGCCCATCTCGCCTACCACAGGGCCTATCTGGGATCTCTTCTCGGGCACGCTGCAGTCCAGCTTCCAGTTCGACGGTGGAAAAGTTGTGCCCGTGGGCGAGCTGATGACCGGAAACACTGACACGAGGCACTACCTGGGTATGTTTATCATCA GCCTTACTCGCAACGTCTATCGTTTTGTACCTATTCGCAACGGGTACACCATCAATGCCCACACCATCGATGAGAGGATTAGGTTTGACGCACACATGGAGATCCTTAGATTCTACTACGACCTCATTCGCAACTTCGATGCCTCAGACGCCTAG